A single window of Halotalea alkalilenta DNA harbors:
- a CDS encoding branched-chain amino acid ABC transporter permease: MSTIMQYILSGLAIGGIYALVALGFHIMWSSAKAVNFAHGDTLTIGALLTIMLLAAGLPLWLACLLAIAAGGVFGTLVERFAVRPFAAHSGSIGWMLATIAIGIMIESLATIETNGYSLPLPSPGVERAVRILGAGVYPQELLIPLVAVLAMLGLKLIQRHTLVGRAMQAIAHDKQAASLMGINVNAVVALSFGLASLLGAAAGILIAPVVQASATMGVLLGLKGFAVAIIAGITSAPGVLVVGLLFGVIEKFVEGYISTAAREIVGFSLMILVLLIAPQGLFGKREVVKV; the protein is encoded by the coding sequence ATGTCCACGATCATGCAGTACATCCTGTCGGGCCTTGCGATCGGCGGTATCTATGCCCTGGTCGCGCTGGGTTTCCACATCATGTGGTCATCGGCGAAGGCGGTGAACTTCGCCCACGGCGATACGCTGACGATCGGCGCACTGCTGACCATCATGCTGCTGGCCGCCGGGCTGCCGCTGTGGCTCGCCTGCCTGCTCGCCATCGCCGCGGGAGGGGTGTTCGGCACCCTGGTCGAGCGCTTCGCCGTGCGCCCCTTCGCCGCCCATTCGGGCTCGATCGGCTGGATGCTGGCGACCATCGCCATCGGCATCATGATCGAGAGCCTGGCCACCATCGAGACCAATGGCTACTCGCTGCCGCTCCCCTCCCCTGGGGTCGAGCGCGCGGTACGGATCCTCGGCGCCGGGGTCTACCCACAGGAGCTGCTCATTCCGCTGGTGGCGGTTCTCGCCATGCTGGGCTTGAAGCTGATCCAGCGCCACACCCTGGTGGGGCGCGCGATGCAGGCGATCGCCCACGACAAGCAAGCCGCATCACTGATGGGCATCAACGTCAACGCCGTCGTCGCTTTGTCGTTCGGCCTCGCCAGCCTGCTCGGCGCCGCCGCCGGCATCCTGATCGCCCCGGTGGTCCAGGCGTCGGCGACCATGGGGGTGCTGCTCGGACTCAAAGGGTTCGCGGTAGCGATCATCGCCGGGATCACCAGCGCGCCTGGCGTGCTGGTGGTGGGCCTGCTCTTCGGCGTGATCGAGAAGTTCGTCGAAGGCTACATCTCGACCGCAGCCAGGGAGATCGTCGGCTTCAGCCTGATGATCCTGGTGCTGCTGATCGCCCCCCAGGGGCTGTTCGGCAAACGCGAGGTAGTCAAGGTATGA